A part of Candidatus Paceibacterota bacterium genomic DNA contains:
- a CDS encoding DUF4012 domain-containing protein translates to MDIIPVRKSNLLYQRGDLRTKGVVDLRNFSVSRKNADAPTKNNKKSVSGIIRTESAKIGTERVFQKRKDWVEQAAFKNDGPQDIRPEKGSAQKKIETKNTRNEMKESSAADRPEKKLLLSRPSFSFAKNFVFFLSSALVVTSMVFGLASLEKELERKDQVLAEGTKALGYLKDAGISISNSDLVNTQNNLSNANLYFSNTKNTIDDLGMGISGILNSLPINTPLSTAKNIASAGENVSLAGKEAAGLFEDISFLDKNNFSIDQIYPLQGHIRKISTHLETASDNMQNIDDAFVPEDYREKLATLKDKVPYVANNMKNLDQDIPILLKMLGSENRLQKYLFIFENNTEIRAGGGFIGSYAIADIENGKLENFFVDGIFNPDGQLKEKIVPPMPIQKISAAWSMHDANWFADFPLSAKKVASFYEKTGGPTVDGVIAITPNVIENILGITGPIAMPEYNTIVDKDNFLRMTQLQVEELYDKKENNPKKFLADLAPRIIEKLLDTENLSTQEKISKYLRTFEAFEKSLKEKHIVLFHREAEIENMILKRGWGGQIQNSSGDYLSVVNSNINGFKTDAVVDETIDLRTEIMADGSIIDTVKITRIHNGGDSDYDWYNRVNADYMRVYVPLGSTLLEAKGHTIEEYAPPMDYSGFKTDEDVEKIEKTIRIDVDSKTQIFEESGKTVFGNWVFVSPKEKVEVTYKYKLPYKINFDDYTKPAEKYSILVQKQLGSRGSKFNSLITIPINWKIAWTSNNMQIAAVNEMKASTDLASDKIFGTVFTRNFDNE, encoded by the coding sequence GTGGACATCATTCCCGTTAGAAAATCCAACCTTCTCTATCAGAGGGGGGACTTGAGGACAAAAGGCGTAGTTGATCTCCGCAATTTTTCTGTTTCCAGAAAGAACGCCGATGCTCCGACAAAAAATAACAAAAAGTCCGTTTCCGGAATAATCAGGACGGAAAGCGCGAAGATCGGCACGGAACGTGTCTTCCAAAAAAGAAAGGATTGGGTAGAACAGGCCGCTTTCAAGAACGATGGCCCACAAGACATCAGGCCGGAAAAAGGATCCGCCCAAAAAAAGATCGAGACAAAAAACACCCGCAACGAGATGAAGGAGTCGAGTGCGGCGGATAGGCCTGAAAAAAAGCTGCTGCTGTCCCGCCCGTCATTCTCTTTTGCGAAGAATTTCGTTTTCTTCTTGTCATCCGCCTTGGTCGTAACATCCATGGTCTTTGGCCTGGCTTCCCTCGAAAAAGAGCTGGAGAGAAAAGATCAGGTTCTCGCCGAAGGAACAAAGGCGTTGGGATACCTGAAAGATGCCGGCATTTCCATCTCGAATTCCGATCTGGTAAATACTCAAAATAATCTTTCCAATGCAAATCTCTATTTTTCAAATACCAAAAACACTATCGATGACCTCGGAATGGGGATCTCCGGAATCCTGAACAGCCTCCCCATCAACACGCCTCTTTCCACAGCAAAGAACATCGCATCAGCGGGAGAAAATGTCTCCCTTGCCGGAAAAGAAGCTGCCGGCCTTTTCGAAGATATTTCCTTTCTGGACAAGAACAATTTCTCCATCGACCAGATATATCCTCTTCAGGGACACATCAGGAAAATTTCAACACACCTGGAAACTGCAAGTGACAACATGCAGAATATCGATGATGCTTTCGTTCCGGAAGATTATCGCGAAAAACTGGCCACACTGAAAGACAAGGTTCCTTATGTCGCAAATAACATGAAAAATCTGGACCAGGACATTCCGATACTGCTCAAAATGCTGGGCAGCGAAAACCGCCTGCAAAAATATCTTTTCATATTTGAGAACAATACCGAGATCAGGGCAGGCGGAGGTTTTATCGGAAGCTATGCCATCGCCGACATCGAAAACGGCAAATTGGAGAACTTCTTCGTGGATGGAATATTCAATCCGGATGGCCAGCTCAAAGAAAAGATAGTTCCTCCGATGCCGATCCAGAAGATCAGCGCCGCCTGGAGCATGCACGATGCGAACTGGTTTGCGGATTTTCCGCTCAGCGCGAAAAAGGTTGCCTCATTCTATGAGAAAACAGGCGGACCGACGGTTGACGGCGTCATAGCCATCACTCCGAATGTGATAGAAAATATTTTAGGGATCACCGGACCGATCGCAATGCCCGAATACAATACGATCGTAGACAAGGATAATTTTTTAAGGATGACCCAGCTTCAAGTCGAGGAACTGTATGACAAGAAAGAGAACAATCCCAAAAAGTTCTTGGCTGATCTTGCTCCGAGGATCATAGAAAAACTTCTGGATACCGAGAATCTTTCAACCCAAGAAAAAATATCAAAATACCTGAGAACATTCGAGGCATTCGAAAAAAGCCTGAAAGAAAAACATATCGTCCTTTTTCACAGAGAGGCTGAAATAGAGAACATGATCCTGAAACGAGGATGGGGAGGACAGATCCAGAACTCAAGCGGGGACTATCTCAGCGTCGTGAACAGTAACATTAACGGATTTAAAACGGATGCTGTCGTCGACGAAACAATAGATCTCCGGACCGAAATAATGGCCGATGGTTCGATCATTGATACCGTAAAAATAACCAGGATCCACAATGGAGGAGACAGCGACTATGACTGGTATAATCGCGTAAACGCGGATTATATGAGAGTGTATGTTCCGCTCGGAAGCACGCTCCTTGAAGCAAAAGGCCATACCATTGAAGAATATGCCCCTCCGATGGACTACAGCGGATTCAAGACCGATGAGGATGTTGAAAAAATAGAAAAGACCATTAGGATCGACGTTGATTCCAAAACGCAGATATTCGAAGAATCGGGAAAGACCGTATTCGGAAACTGGGTCTTTGTCAGCCCCAAAGAAAAAGTTGAAGTTACATACAAGTACAAGCTTCCATATAAGATAAATTTCGACGACTACACGAAACCTGCCGAAAAATATAGCATTTTGGTCCAGAAACAATTGGGAAGCAGGGGAAGCAAATTCAATTCATTGATCACAATTCCCATAAACTGGAAGATCGCATGGACTTCCAATAATATGCAAATTGCGGCTGTGAATGAAATGAAGGCCAGCACAGACCTTGCATCGGACAAAATATTTGGAACTGTTTTTACACGAAATTTTGACAATGAATAA
- a CDS encoding TraR/DksA C4-type zinc finger protein has product MTNEKKTRKIQEIKDKLIAKKQHLVAQLKKFAKRNKGIKDDFRTEFAHLGDHKDENAIESTDYESKLSVEHDLEKGLKNIGNALKKTSEGTYGICSKCKKDINPKRLEVMPEATLCVECSEVRN; this is encoded by the coding sequence ATGACAAATGAAAAAAAAACAAGAAAAATTCAGGAGATAAAAGACAAACTCATCGCAAAAAAACAGCATCTCGTTGCTCAGCTTAAAAAATTCGCCAAAAGGAACAAGGGGATCAAGGATGACTTCAGAACCGAGTTCGCGCACCTCGGCGACCATAAAGACGAAAATGCCATTGAATCGACGGATTACGAAAGCAAGCTCTCAGTTGAGCATGATCTTGAGAAAGGCCTGAAGAACATCGGCAATGCGCTCAAGAAAACATCCGAGGGAACTTATGGGATCTGTTCCAAGTGCAAAAAAGATATAAACCCCAAACGGCTCGAGGTCATGCCTGAAGCGACGCTATGCGTTGAATGCAGCGAAGTGAGAAATTAA
- a CDS encoding glycosyltransferase family 1 protein, translating to MKDKLTIGIDARMYGFAQTGIGNYIRHLIGCIFEFDKENYYVIFLLPEEFDNFKTPNDRIKKVKLSSKWYSWSEQLLFPFELYRQNLDLVHFTHFNSPILYFGKSAVTIHDITPFFFPGHKMKSLLRRVGFRAVFYSSVKKASRVIAVSKNTKKDIVDHFRINGKKIDVVYEGVDGQFSSQKDSAKISALKSKYALHKPFIFYTGVWRNHKNLVGLIEAFGVLKKEYKMDFDLVLGGNEDPYYPEVRKTWQKLGLEKDIRRIGFIAQEELPAFYNAASLFVIPSFYEGFGLIGLESFASGTPVISSNRTSLPEILGDAAIYFDPNNHREMAEKMRLVLTDKKLYNELIQKGFEQVKKYSWEKMGRETLKIYERMLK from the coding sequence ATGAAAGATAAATTAACCATCGGCATAGACGCCAGAATGTATGGGTTCGCCCAGACCGGCATCGGAAATTACATCCGCCATCTTATCGGCTGTATTTTCGAATTCGACAAAGAAAATTACTATGTCATATTTCTGCTTCCGGAGGAATTCGACAATTTCAAAACTCCGAACGACAGGATAAAAAAAGTGAAGTTATCCTCAAAGTGGTACAGCTGGTCCGAACAATTGCTGTTCCCTTTTGAGCTATACCGGCAAAACCTGGATCTGGTGCATTTTACACATTTCAATTCTCCGATCCTTTATTTCGGAAAATCGGCCGTTACGATCCATGACATAACCCCATTCTTCTTTCCGGGACATAAGATGAAATCCCTGCTCCGGAGGGTCGGCTTCCGCGCCGTCTTCTATTCCTCAGTAAAAAAGGCTTCGAGAGTCATTGCAGTTTCCAAAAACACCAAAAAAGACATCGTGGATCATTTTAGGATCAACGGAAAAAAAATAGACGTGGTGTATGAAGGCGTAGACGGACAATTTTCCTCCCAAAAAGATTCCGCGAAAATAAGTGCGCTGAAAAGCAAATACGCGCTTCATAAACCTTTCATTTTTTACACGGGCGTGTGGAGGAATCACAAGAACCTCGTAGGCCTCATAGAAGCTTTCGGTGTCCTGAAAAAAGAATACAAAATGGATTTCGATCTGGTTCTCGGCGGAAATGAAGATCCATATTATCCGGAAGTCAGGAAAACTTGGCAAAAACTAGGCCTTGAAAAAGATATAAGGCGGATCGGCTTTATCGCCCAGGAAGAGCTTCCCGCCTTCTACAATGCCGCGAGCTTATTTGTTATACCTTCTTTCTATGAAGGATTCGGCCTCATAGGCCTTGAGTCATTCGCCTCGGGAACGCCCGTGATCTCGTCAAACAGAACCAGCCTCCCAGAGATCCTTGGGGACGCCGCGATCTATTTCGATCCGAACAACCACAGGGAGATGGCGGAAAAAATGAGGCTGGTTCTGACGGACAAAAAGTTGTATAATGAACTCATACAAAAAGGTTTCGAGCAGGTAAAAAAATACAGCTGGGAAAAAATGGGAAGAGAAACATTGAAAATATACGAAAGGATGCTGAAGTAA
- a CDS encoding glycosyltransferase family 1 protein, whose protein sequence is MIIGIDIRMLARGTRTGIEAYTEKLLSNMLGLDTGIEFRLFYNGYKKVRLSYGFLDLPNVKLIESSIPNRILDISSKLSGIPEIDRLLGGIDIMFSPHIFLSSLSRKCKSVVTFHDLSFEKYPEFYSKSKSYWHFSMDPKNQAKRASRIITASQSTKNDLISLYGTDPKKIRVIYSGIEQEMKNGKIKMENVGAIRKKYRLPEKYILYLGTLEPRKNIVGLIKAYELFRTKNDIRHSTFDIPKLVIAGSKGWLYKEIFDKIDRSPVKNDIILTGFVEEKDKEYIYRLADLFVYPSFYEGFGFPPLEAMSHGVPAITSNVSSLPEAVGDSAIMVDPYDLDELANAIENVLTDDKLRDILIKKGFERIKKFSWQRCARETLETLIAA, encoded by the coding sequence ATGATCATCGGCATCGACATCAGAATGCTAGCAAGAGGAACGAGAACGGGGATCGAAGCATACACGGAAAAACTGCTTTCAAATATGCTTGGTCTGGACACTGGCATCGAGTTCAGGCTTTTTTATAATGGATACAAAAAAGTAAGGCTTTCTTACGGCTTTTTGGACTTGCCGAATGTGAAACTGATAGAATCAAGTATTCCGAACAGGATCCTTGATATTTCCTCAAAACTGTCCGGAATACCTGAAATAGACAGGCTGCTCGGAGGAATCGACATCATGTTCTCTCCTCACATATTCCTTTCATCACTTTCCCGAAAATGCAAAAGCGTCGTGACGTTCCACGATCTCAGCTTTGAGAAATATCCCGAATTTTATTCAAAAAGCAAATCATACTGGCATTTTTCCATGGACCCGAAAAATCAGGCGAAAAGAGCCAGCAGGATCATAACCGCATCTCAATCAACAAAGAACGATCTTATAAGCCTCTACGGCACAGATCCAAAAAAGATCAGGGTCATATATTCGGGGATAGAACAAGAAATGAAAAATGGAAAAATAAAAATGGAAAATGTTGGTGCGATCAGAAAAAAATACCGATTGCCGGAAAAATACATCCTCTATCTCGGCACTTTGGAACCCAGAAAAAACATAGTGGGGCTCATTAAGGCATACGAATTATTCAGAACAAAAAACGACATTCGACATTCGACATTCGACATTCCAAAACTCGTCATTGCCGGCTCCAAGGGATGGCTTTACAAGGAAATATTTGATAAGATAGACAGATCCCCGGTGAAAAATGATATCATACTAACCGGATTTGTTGAAGAAAAAGATAAGGAATACATATACAGATTGGCTGATCTTTTTGTTTATCCATCTTTTTATGAAGGCTTTGGCTTTCCTCCTCTTGAAGCTATGTCCCATGGAGTTCCGGCCATCACTTCCAATGTTTCATCCCTTCCCGAAGCAGTAGGGGATTCCGCGATAATGGTCGATCCCTATGACCTGGATGAACTTGCAAACGCGATCGAAAACGTCCTCACCGACGATAAGCTGAGAGACATTCTCATAAAAAAAGGATTTGAACGCATAAAAAAATTCTCTTGGCAGCGTTGTGCAAGAGAAACTTTGGAAACTTTGATTGCGGCCTAG
- a CDS encoding ribonuclease HI family protein, with product MRYYQINSLLSSQMIKFDKLMIYTDGGARGNPGPAACGVVIKDKEEVILEVSEYIGNATNNQAEYEALILALHKAKELFAHKRMGPGSIECHLDSELVVKQLNREYKIKNEGLKPLFIKVINLIPEFDSVRFIHIPREKNKLADKLVNKELDSHEKM from the coding sequence ATGAGATATTATCAAATTAATTCATTATTGTCAAGCCAGATGATCAAATTCGATAAATTAATGATTTATACTGACGGGGGAGCGCGCGGAAATCCGGGACCTGCCGCCTGCGGAGTCGTGATCAAAGACAAGGAAGAAGTGATCCTGGAAGTTTCGGAATATATCGGAAACGCAACAAACAATCAAGCCGAATACGAAGCGCTTATTCTGGCTCTTCACAAGGCGAAAGAGCTGTTCGCACATAAAAGAATGGGCCCCGGAAGCATCGAATGCCATTTGGACAGCGAGCTTGTCGTAAAACAATTGAACCGTGAATACAAGATCAAAAACGAGGGACTGAAACCGCTCTTTATAAAAGTCATAAACCTGATCCCGGAATTCGATTCTGTGAGATTCATTCATATCCCAAGGGAGAAGAATAAGCTGGCGGACAAACTCGTGAACAAAGAACTGGACAGCCATGAAAAAATGTAA
- a CDS encoding S1 RNA-binding domain-containing protein has protein sequence MSNSDKKVSKNNDMEALLNDENAPKLPKVGDVAQGSIIEIGSNIIYVDLGPIGTGAIYGYGKSIISTLSSFKDLKPGTPISATITDLENEDGFVEMSLKQTSMDMIWKELERKMDEGEIVTTKVLEANKGGLMVKVNGMIGFLPASQLSSDNYPRVSDGDKNKILSLLMQLVSKDIRVKIIGIDKNEGKLIVSEKATREKEEHEKISTLKVGDVVDGEISGIVDFGAFVKFNGTLEGLVHISELAWKLIDDPRKIFNVGQKVKCKIIGIDDSRISLSIKALEEDPWKNVASKYQVGQKVKGEVTKVNPFGAFVQLDKDIHGLAHVSKLGDDSGLKNMEVGKSYEFEIISIEPQDHRLGLKPILAKKSEKTENKEQKTTKAEEPKAVSTEKTAEVSEK, from the coding sequence ATGTCGAATTCCGATAAGAAGGTAAGCAAGAACAACGACATGGAAGCTTTGCTGAACGATGAAAACGCGCCAAAGCTGCCAAAAGTTGGAGATGTTGCCCAGGGTAGTATTATCGAAATAGGCAGTAATATCATATATGTAGACCTCGGTCCGATCGGAACAGGGGCTATTTATGGTTACGGGAAAAGCATAATCAGTACTCTCAGCTCTTTTAAAGATCTGAAGCCCGGAACGCCTATTTCCGCTACTATCACCGACCTTGAAAATGAAGACGGATTTGTGGAAATGTCGCTCAAACAGACAAGCATGGACATGATCTGGAAGGAACTTGAGCGGAAGATGGACGAAGGCGAAATCGTCACAACCAAAGTCCTGGAAGCCAACAAGGGCGGACTTATGGTCAAGGTCAATGGAATGATAGGATTCCTCCCCGCATCCCAGCTTTCTAGCGATAATTACCCCAGAGTCAGCGATGGCGATAAGAACAAGATCCTGTCCCTTCTCATGCAACTCGTGAGCAAGGACATCAGGGTCAAGATCATTGGCATCGATAAGAACGAAGGAAAGCTTATCGTTAGCGAAAAAGCCACCAGAGAGAAAGAAGAGCACGAAAAGATCTCTACTCTCAAAGTCGGTGATGTTGTTGATGGCGAAATCAGCGGTATAGTGGATTTTGGCGCATTTGTCAAGTTCAATGGTACGCTTGAAGGATTAGTTCACATCTCCGAGCTGGCCTGGAAACTGATTGATGATCCAAGAAAGATCTTTAATGTTGGCCAGAAAGTAAAGTGCAAGATCATTGGAATTGATGATTCCAGGATATCTCTCTCTATCAAGGCCCTCGAAGAAGACCCATGGAAGAATGTCGCTTCAAAGTACCAGGTTGGCCAGAAAGTAAAGGGAGAAGTGACCAAGGTCAATCCATTTGGCGCTTTTGTACAGCTCGATAAAGACATACATGGACTAGCTCATGTGTCAAAACTTGGCGATGATAGCGGCCTGAAGAACATGGAAGTAGGCAAATCCTATGAATTTGAGATAATTTCCATCGAACCTCAGGATCATAGACTAGGATTAAAGCCAATCTTAGCCAAAAAATCAGAGAAAACTGAAAATAAAGAACAAAAAACCACAAAAGCTGAAGAACCGAAAGCTGTATCCACAGAAAAAACAGCTGAAGTTAGCGAGAAATAG
- a CDS encoding extracellular solute-binding protein has protein sequence MLKKIFIVIVLLLIISSAGYVLVKAYPDFKAPVLSNEKPIDVTLEFWGLWDNSDSWQGIINAFQNKNFTINGRKINIRINYTKKDYLTYEKDLLAAKGSGTSPDIFTISSNWLERYAPDLFPLEQNKAYIKEYELLTFENILDAFPQETIKSWVYSGQLYGIPTYSDSLALYYNIELFDKAGIKNPPKTWKEFKDDVKKLTSTKNDNIIRSGVAIGSGKNVNRSSDILALLMMQGGAKIIDQEGNVDINKEIEVITTGGPEKRNPGLRAIIFYSEFSDPLKDIYTWNNTKPDSFEAFKDQKVAMMFGYSYQISNLLAASPDLKYGISPMPQLEDSTPINISSVWTPVVSKKESCGSMPKELSDEIDCKKLAWSFLSFAAQKENSKKYLDSTGKPAARNDLTGEQVNSNSKVGVFASQAQTVMTYNKFDERIDGILSNMMDMIELDRGNLENIVNQAVEEIEALKTGSPNMN, from the coding sequence ATGCTAAAAAAAATATTCATTGTAATAGTCCTGCTTCTTATCATCTCTTCGGCGGGATATGTTCTCGTAAAGGCATATCCTGATTTCAAAGCGCCGGTCCTGTCAAATGAGAAACCGATCGATGTAACGCTGGAATTTTGGGGGCTTTGGGATAATTCGGACAGCTGGCAAGGCATAATAAACGCTTTTCAGAACAAAAATTTCACAATAAACGGCAGAAAGATCAACATCAGGATCAATTACACAAAAAAAGATTATCTGACATATGAAAAAGACCTGCTTGCCGCGAAAGGAAGCGGTACTTCCCCGGACATCTTTACAATAAGCAGCAACTGGCTCGAAAGATATGCACCGGATCTTTTTCCGCTGGAACAGAACAAAGCATACATCAAGGAATATGAACTTCTGACCTTCGAGAATATATTGGACGCTTTTCCGCAGGAAACCATAAAAAGCTGGGTCTATTCGGGCCAGCTTTACGGCATCCCGACATATTCGGATTCGCTTGCGCTTTATTACAACATCGAGCTTTTCGATAAAGCAGGCATAAAAAATCCTCCAAAAACATGGAAAGAATTCAAGGATGATGTAAAAAAACTCACCTCGACCAAGAATGATAATATAATAAGGTCCGGCGTTGCAATAGGTTCAGGAAAGAACGTAAATCGGTCATCCGACATATTGGCGCTTCTCATGATGCAAGGCGGAGCGAAAATAATCGACCAAGAGGGAAATGTCGACATAAACAAAGAGATCGAAGTTATCACGACGGGCGGTCCGGAAAAAAGGAATCCGGGGCTCAGGGCAATAATTTTCTACAGCGAGTTCTCTGATCCCCTGAAAGATATCTACACCTGGAACAACACGAAACCCGACTCGTTTGAAGCATTTAAAGACCAGAAGGTCGCCATGATGTTCGGCTATAGCTACCAGATCAGCAATCTATTGGCCGCGTCTCCGGACCTCAAATATGGCATATCTCCGATGCCTCAGTTGGAAGACTCGACTCCCATAAATATCTCCAGCGTCTGGACCCCCGTGGTATCCAAAAAGGAAAGTTGCGGATCCATGCCCAAAGAACTCTCCGACGAGATCGACTGCAAGAAACTTGCATGGAGCTTTTTAAGCTTTGCCGCACAGAAGGAAAACTCGAAAAAATATCTGGATTCGACCGGAAAGCCAGCGGCAAGAAATGACCTCACGGGAGAACAGGTCAATTCCAACAGCAAAGTCGGCGTCTTCGCCTCACAGGCGCAAACCGTCATGACGTACAACAAATTTGATGAACGCATAGATGGCATCCTTTCGAATATGATGGACATGATAGAGCTCGACAGAGGAAACTTGGAAAATATCGTGAACCAGGCAGTAGAGGAGATTGAAGCTTTGAAGACAGGCAGCCCGAATATGAATTAA
- a CDS encoding glycosyltransferase — protein MKVALVHDYLVQYGGAERVLEAFTEIFPKAPIFTMVYDRKLMNGAFSDRKIHTSFLQKIPFIGSHHRLFPLLMPMAIEQFDLSGFDIVLSDSNSYAKGAITSPNTLHITYCHTPMRYAWDDCHKYLREFKYSNLTKKLIPFAMNYIRLWDKISADRPDLYIANSNFVASRIRKYYNKTSEVINPPVNMKSFSISEKVGDYYFMVGRALAYKRFDIVIDAFNALGLPLKIMGKGPEMKDLRKRSNDNIEFLGYLEDGEMSKYYSGCKAFIFPSEEDFGITPLEAMASGRPVIAYRGGGALETVIEGKTGLFFDEQTPQAVIDIVNNFDPDTFDPASIREHAGKFDKEMFKDKIRKYIEREYMEFRNNK, from the coding sequence ATGAAAGTAGCGCTTGTGCATGATTACTTGGTGCAATATGGAGGTGCCGAGAGGGTTCTGGAAGCTTTCACGGAGATATTCCCGAAAGCTCCGATCTTTACGATGGTCTATGACAGAAAACTCATGAACGGGGCCTTTTCAGACAGGAAAATACACACGTCATTCCTGCAAAAAATACCTTTCATAGGCTCTCATCACAGGCTTTTCCCTCTCTTGATGCCTATGGCAATAGAACAATTCGATCTTTCCGGCTTCGATATCGTCCTATCAGACTCCAATAGCTACGCCAAAGGAGCCATAACTTCACCGAATACCCTCCATATTACCTATTGCCACACTCCGATGAGATATGCATGGGACGACTGCCATAAATATTTGCGTGAATTCAAATATTCGAACCTGACAAAGAAACTGATCCCTTTTGCCATGAACTATATCAGACTGTGGGACAAGATCTCCGCCGACAGGCCGGATCTCTATATAGCCAATTCGAATTTTGTCGCTTCAAGGATCAGAAAATACTACAACAAAACGTCCGAGGTCATCAATCCGCCCGTAAATATGAAAAGTTTTTCCATATCTGAAAAAGTCGGGGATTACTATTTCATGGTCGGCCGCGCTCTCGCATACAAAAGATTCGACATTGTCATCGACGCATTCAATGCCCTCGGGCTCCCGCTCAAAATTATGGGCAAGGGTCCGGAAATGAAAGACCTCAGAAAAAGATCTAATGACAATATAGAATTTTTGGGTTATCTTGAGGATGGGGAAATGAGCAAATATTATTCCGGATGCAAGGCTTTCATATTCCCCTCGGAAGAGGATTTCGGGATCACTCCACTCGAGGCCATGGCATCGGGCCGTCCCGTCATTGCCTATCGCGGCGGCGGAGCCCTCGAAACCGTCATTGAAGGAAAAACGGGCCTGTTCTTCGACGAACAGACGCCGCAAGCTGTCATCGATATCGTCAATAATTTCGATCCGGATACATTCGATCCGGCCAGCATCAGGGAACACGCAGGCAAATTCGATAAGGAAATGTTCAAGGATAAGATCAGAAAATACATTGAGAGAGAATATATGGAGTTTAGAAATAATAAATGA
- a CDS encoding signal peptidase II: MQTEINPKKRYARTFFFVVFGVSFLDQTIKFALANKILDYPVYRNHGALFGLPFDGSVALIFLALAFFYAIYKKEALLASCESGVAVYAGLIFGGIMGNAIDRITAGYVMDYITLAGYFSFNISDLAILIGSLLFFLKFIGK; this comes from the coding sequence ATGCAGACTGAAATTAATCCGAAAAAACGCTATGCAAGAACATTTTTCTTCGTTGTTTTTGGCGTTTCTTTCCTTGATCAGACAATAAAATTCGCCCTCGCCAATAAAATACTCGATTACCCTGTATACAGAAATCACGGAGCTCTTTTCGGCCTTCCGTTCGACGGCAGCGTTGCACTGATCTTTCTAGCCCTTGCTTTCTTTTATGCAATATATAAAAAGGAAGCGCTGCTCGCATCCTGTGAAAGCGGAGTTGCCGTTTATGCCGGACTGATCTTCGGAGGAATCATGGGAAATGCCATCGACAGAATTACGGCGGGATATGTCATGGACTATATCACATTAGCCGGCTATTTCTCTTTTAACATCTCAGACCTCGCTATCCTCATCGGCTCATTGCTATTTTTTTTGAAATTTATCGGAAAATAA